A genomic region of Nymphaea colorata isolate Beijing-Zhang1983 chromosome 2, ASM883128v2, whole genome shotgun sequence contains the following coding sequences:
- the LOC116248397 gene encoding protein CASPARIAN STRIP INTEGRITY FACTOR 1-like, with product MTGSMALRGVITLIFFVLVSSSFLLPYAGGRPIFITELAAEITEVEEEALSAGSQHDGSDGIHQRMLRVKTNDYGSYDPSPTFVRPPFKLIPN from the exons ATGACGGGATCCATGGCTCTCAGGGGAGTGATCACCTTGATTTTCTTCGTTCTCGTCTCCTCATCGTTCCTTCTTCCTTATGCAG GTGGACGTCCAATATTCATAACTGAGCTGGCCGCAGAGATTACAGAAGTGGAGGAG GAAGCATTATCTGCGGGATCCCAACATGATGGAAGCGACGGGATCCACCAAAGAATGCTGAGAGTAAAAACAAACGACTATGGCAGTTATGATCCTTCACCAACGTTTGTGAGGCCTCCCTTCAAGCTCATACCAAACTGA